The sequence TGGCGCTATCATTCGTCATCATCGAGCAGGATTTTCGGCGGGTAGAACTTCTGAAGGTTGAAGGATTTCCCATCGTGTATGGCGACGCCAGCCAGGATGTAGTATTGGAAGCAGCTCAGATTCGACGAGCCAATCTTCTATTGCTCACCATTCCTTCGGTTGTGGTTTCGCGGGCAATCATTGATCGCATCCGGGCGCTCAATCCCAGGTTACATATTGTCGCTCGCGCCATTAACGAAGAACATACTCAGGAACTGCACCAGCAGGGTGTTTATGAGGTGGTGCAGCCCGAATTCGAGGCCAGCCTGGAATTCACCCGCCAGGCGCTATTGCATCTGAACGTGTCGATCAAAGAGATTCAGCAGCTCACGGATGCCATTCGGCGAGAAATGTACGCTCCACTATACGAGAGCAATTATTCCTACCGCACCATTATGCAATTGCAGAGCGCCTGTAACCTGATAGATCTGAACTGGGTGACCATTGCCGATGGGAGCCCTGTTATTGGGCGATCCATTCACGAGCTGCAAATTCGAAAACAGACGGGCGTGTCCGTTGTCGCTGTGTTTCGAAATGGCGCGCTGCTGATGAATCCCGATCCAGACTTTCAGTTCGAACAAGATGACCTTGTTGGGGTGGTATCAGAACCGCATCAATTAGATCGGTTCATTCAACTCACAGCCGCGGCGCAGCTATAACTGAAATTCCATTCAAATCTTTCACGATTCTAAGTTAAAGGATTTTTATCAATGCTATCGAAAGAAGCCAATTCGGGAGCTTAGAAAACCATCATCTTTGCTCAGATGCTTGCGCGATCGGTAACCAAACTTTATCCACCGACTTGCTTACAATTAAGCTTCGGAAGCGAATTTTGCAGGGTATTTTCACTATACGAATGAGGTTTTTCTCATGCGATGTTTATTGACATTTTTATGGTGCCTCAGCTTAACACTGGGTGTGTTCAGCCAGCCATTATCCCAGCGTCTCATTGAAGATCTATCCGATGGTCAATTGAACGGTTATTCTCGGGTGGAAGCGGCATTCATTGTCTCAGGTGCTGATAGTGCGGATCGTTTGGAGCAAGGGATAAATTGGTTCGAGGGATTAATGAGCGATATTCGATCCAAGAATCTGATCGGTTTTGATCGAATTCCGTCAGCAGAGAAGCTGTTCATTTTCCTTCATGCGACCTGGTTAAAAAATTATCAACTACAAGCTACCACGTTGTTCGATATTATGGAGCACCGGGCATTCAACTGTGTCAGCGCGACGGTGCTTTATAATCTGCTTTGTGACGAACTGGGGCTGTCGACTGAGGCATTTGAAACGCCAACGCACGTCTATACCATTTTCAGCAATGTCGGTCAGCGGGTGATGGTGGAAAATACCACTTCAATGGGTTTCAATATCATCAACAACCTGCAACGGTATTCTCAATATCTATTACAGTATTACCCTCAAAATGAAGCGCTGAAAATCGGATTGGATCGGCTTTATGCCCATGAAAATGCCCACGGACGGCCTATCAATAATACGGAATTATTGGGCTTGATTTGTTATAATCGGGCTGTTTTCCAGGCAGAACAAAAAAATTATCAGCGAGCTTATGAAATGGTCAAACTGGCCCAAATGCTCAACAGCGATTCCAGATCCAATCGGCGATTTGAACTCTCACTCTATTACCGCTGGGGAAAGGCACTCTTTCAGGACAAAAAATTTCATGATGCCTTTGTTGTCATGGCAGATGCATTGAGTCGCTATCCTGATCACGATGATTTCAAGCACAATTGTCAGATTGCTTTCATTCATGCATTAACCGAACTCTGGCTGGCGAAAGAATGGGAAAAGACTCTGGGAATGATTGAGAGGATGAATGAGCTGAATATTATGTCCCATCGCGAACGCAACAGCCAAAAGCTCGTTCTGAACGACTGGATCAATTACTTTGCGACCCAAATGCTGGATACTGAATTACTAAGGGCGAAAGAATTGCTCGAAAAATATTCGACCGAAAAATAATTCTTTATCATGCTACTCATCTCATATTCCATCCTGATCTGAACCATTGGGCACAGCTATTTCATCGATGATGGATCGGTCTGGTTCGGTTTAGCTTGCTTTGTGGGTTCAATTTGATGTTGTTCCGATGTTGTTTTAGGAATCTAACAGCCGATTAGGACTATCAAGTGAAGTTTTCCTTGGCTTCAGTTCCATTCTTTATTTCTGTTGCTTTAAGCCATTCGCTGCGTGCGCAACCTCAAAATTTTGTGAACCAAAAAGCGAAACCGACAGTTAAAAAAACAGAAATTCCAGGCCGAAGTGTTTCCGAGCAATTTCTTGTGAACTGGTTTTGAAATAGGGATTAAATTAGCCAAATTAACCAATCGACTGCGATGCCATCTCTGCTTATTGGATTATCTCCTTCTGTTAGTATGTTTTGCTCTTGCTGGTCGGCGTCGGTCTTTGAAACAATGAATGGACAAATGCTGAATAGAATGATTGGCCCTTCTTTCATCGATTTCTCTGCAATTTCACAGAAACATTATCTCACCATTCCATCATCAACAATCTCTATACGAAAGGAGAGAGGCACATGAGCGCGCGTCTTGCTTTATTCATCTGGGTCTTTTTGCTAGGCTTTATGGCCAGCGATCTTCATTCTCAAAACTTTACTTTCTTGCCCATAAAGCCGCAATTGAACAAGAAAATCACGGTAAGCTATAACCCTGCTGGAGGCAAGCTTGAAAAAGCGGAAAAGATCGAGGCGATCGCTTATCAGTTCTCTGATAGGAGCTATCTGCCCACTGCCATCGAGCTCAACCTCACCAAACGCGGATCGAACTGGAGCGCCACATTTATCCCCGACACATCCGCTCGGGCGATATTCATCTCATTTTTGGCTGATAATAAGAGTGAAAATGGCGAGCCAGACGGGTATCGCATCCTGTTGCATGACGCGCAGGGCAATTATCTCCCAGGTGCCCTGGGGACTTTGGCTCAA comes from candidate division KSB1 bacterium and encodes:
- a CDS encoding TrkA family potassium uptake protein gives rise to the protein YSLILTATIATMVLTPFVSGLAAPLYSLKKKFFKHEPLDTINLPETGLSNHVVIAGGGRVGHHIARILQRMALSFVIIEQDFRRVELLKVEGFPIVYGDASQDVVLEAAQIRRANLLLLTIPSVVVSRAIIDRIRALNPRLHIVARAINEEHTQELHQQGVYEVVQPEFEASLEFTRQALLHLNVSIKEIQQLTDAIRREMYAPLYESNYSYRTIMQLQSACNLIDLNWVTIADGSPVIGRSIHELQIRKQTGVSVVAVFRNGALLMNPDPDFQFEQDDLVGVVSEPHQLDRFIQLTAAAQL